The following coding sequences lie in one Sorghum bicolor cultivar BTx623 chromosome 6, Sorghum_bicolor_NCBIv3, whole genome shotgun sequence genomic window:
- the LOC8080305 gene encoding uncharacterized protein LOC8080305 yields MECNGCYALKSRRFVAIADAGFEDAADGDTDFGDTMSLAHKEKVVEETVEMEEEEQGLVWKSNQLPYKDDDDFDFVLPGSSKQRASTSGEMPLSGKMDPRLDRSGSNGTSKVPRLGSMLGTASMAGFGKAVEILDTLGCLMTTLSSDGGFVSRSKTKGCKISILAFEVANTILKGASIMQSLSEDTVTYFKRVVLPSEGVQNLVSSDMSEVMRITANDKREELRIFSQEIVRFGNRCKDPQWHNLDRYFVKLESESAPQKQLKETAIADMQKLMNLVQRTTDLYHELHALDRFEQEYRSRLNGKGNTDRFEKGDNIQIVRLELKTQSSYVKSLKKRSLWSKTLEEVVEKLVDIVHYLNVEINNAFGSSDGGVVNAESTVSCQRLGPAGLALHYANIIIQIYSIVSRSGYVPANSRDALYQGLPPRIKSALPNKLRTTSVPQELTIDQIRARMEKTLKWLVPMAINTTCARGFLRFSEWAKSGTDRVGKRPGQADPIETLYHADKARTEDCILELVVWLHHLVSQSNRPAMQKATDQGM; encoded by the exons ATGGAATGCAACGGCTGCTACG CGCTGAAGTCGAGAAGGTTCGTCGCGATCGCTGATGCGGGGTTCGAGGATGCTGCGGACGGCGACACCGATTTTGGTGACACGATGAGTCTTGCGCACAAGGAGAAGGTTGTCGAGGAAACCGtggagatggaggaggaggagcaggggcTCGTTTGGAAATCTAACCAGCTCCCCtacaaggatgatgatgattttGATTTTGTTCTTCCTGGGAGTAGTAAGCAGCGCGCGTCAACATCAGGAGAGATGCCTCTGTCTGGCAAAATGGACCCGAGGTTAGACAGGTCTGGAAGCAATGGAACAAGCAAG GTCCCTAGACTGGGTTCAATGCTTGGGACAGCCAGCATGGCTGGATTTGGCAAGGCAGTGGAGATTCTAGACACATTAGGCTGCTTGATGACGACCTTGAGCTCAGATGGTGGCTTTGTTTCCAGATCCAAGACCAAAGGGTGCAAGATATCAATTCTTGCTTTTGAGGTTGCCAACACAATACTTAAAGGTGCTAGTATTATGCAATCTCTCTCAGAAGACACTGTCACATACTTCAAACGAGTTGTGCTTCCTTCTGAAGGTGTACAGAATTTGGTTTCCAGTGACATGAGTGAAGTGATGCGAATTACAGCAAATGACAAAAG AGAGGAGCTGAGAATATTTTCTCAAGAGATTGTTAGGTTCGGGAACCGTTGTAAAGATCCCCAGTGGCATAACCTGGATCGGTACTTTGTGAA GTTAGAATCAGAAAGTGCAccccagaagcagctgaaagaaacaGCAATAGCAGATATGCAGAAGTTGATGAACCTTGTTCAACGTACAACT GATTTGTATCATGAGCTGCATGCATTAGACAGATTCGAGCAAGAGTACCGCTCTAGGCTAAACGGAAAGGGTAATACAGATAGATTTGAAAAAG GAGACAATATTCAAATTGTGAGACTGGAGTTGAAGACCCAAAGTAGTTATGTGAAGAGCTTGAAGAAAAGATCTCTCTGGTCCAAGACGTTGGAAGAA GTAGTCGAGAAGCTTGTAGACATCGTGCACTACTTAAATGTTGAGATCAACAATGCTTTTGGATCTTCTG ATGGAGGTGTGGTGAATGCCGAATCAACTGTGAGCTGTCAAAGGCTAGGACCTGCCGGACTTGCATTACATTATGCAAACATTATCATTCAAATATATAGTATT GTTTCTCGATCAGGGTATGTGCCAGCAAATTCAAGAGATGCCCTCTACCAGGGATTGCCACCAAGGATCAAGTCAGCGCTACCAAATAAACTGAGAACGACCTCAGTGCCTCAGGAG CTCACTATTGATCAAATAAGGGCTAGGATGGAGAAAACTCTGAAATGGCTTGTGCCCATGGCCATCAATACCACCTG TGCTCGAGGTTTCTTGAGGTTCAGTGAATGGGCGAAATCAGG GACTGACAGGGTTGGTAAGCGACCGGGTCAAGCAGATCCAATTGAGACGCTATACCATGCTGACAAGGCAAGGACTGAGGATTGCATTCTAGAGTTGGTTGTCTGGCTTCATCACCTCGTCAGCCAGAGTAACCGTCCGGCAATGCAAAAAGCCACTGACCAAGGTATGTAA
- the LOC8080306 gene encoding increased DNA methylation 1 isoform X1: MDGKGLFVEIGMKEEDIATMLFGKKVAELAEDAFDGSKEERQIFEGVFCLTNVKGLNDHHHEGTGHTVDAGKVVTRSSKPSSSAHNYKTAHCRIVESFTAGNLSSYRVSCLGADEKSHRAMHSPDAVHFELAVQCTPPPPPDRVYTRRVVNRMSERARICSAMDLESIDISNFSRRRDGRGHGELWNHLRLHAQLLMVDAGWKIEGKERGNKSTVKVDHVYVAPDNVMTRLFSLPRAWKYFGQWLLVTTPCVNGNESIGYGKEWSNIHEFVYDLKNTLLCLQYEVQRTKPALSFLSQWQLLDPFVAVVCIDKKVGALKDGVALKAVNSTATFLNHSECKLLNAKNSSRSLGVNPRSKYTNPHLSSCKKSLLPLLSESDYQPGKEGNPMPNEEASLFCTNKTSEEADRRSLCMSEMNERGIRSTAHRIVMGLHDATAFLGSSQTCSGRKRKFPCIMSKEDHQAEDKSKEDSSALSHLVENVQKHDVSSHGYETTEIDEMYLGENLLFAPEIDDMLLGTTDDINNGQHDDAAVSEPQSADNDGSGPSGASSLPPEKDAYMGAKKDCINNGYHDPPVVSEFQMANKDAECEPSGTFSLLSEKGKDLEANKTTLEDPAKTGQLSSEASGSTLRISEPQVLFVSPQDGTLSFMNNNMNNQELLSFLNASPDTMDTAMQMDSNSLVYEASLIQGFLYLDNEGSPICWTVMNPEPPRRLICATAPEPNPKTSKQYVEMRLENDASTSEHKKGKKWPDKAADIQDSVRYPLNLVLANKNDKDQGEESSEPSEQLISKEPHKRDIKRQKRTWSRTCKFDDDDLLMTAVIYKLTARYRNSFQRKLRNKLGFKRLPRYRWENEDKGVRKKFPGGARTVLNKLLEMGIVARVNILQCRGPGGKIVLKDGNITTSGIRCRCCGTTFTMSKFKCHAGLRQEVPSLNLFLGTGKSYSLCLLQAWSIEQKVRKERVKDTMSLQADQNDDTCGSCGDGGELICCDNCPASYHQACLPCQDIPDGNWYCSSCLCNICGEVITSKELRTSLPALECSQCERQYHVKCVSAKVSCNEDGPGTWFCGRKCQQIYMIFRSRVGVPDHVDNDLSCTILRNNGDKKVRTAGEIALMAECNMKLMIALSIMEECFLPILDPRTGIDIIPSILYNWRSDFIHFNHKGFYTVVLENDDSMVSVASIRLHGTIVAEMPLVATSTENRQQGMCRRLMDYIEEMLKSLKVEMLLLSAIPHLVETWTSTFGFREIDDSDKKRLSMVRLAAVPGTVLLKKNLCECSGVEDTDDAVGCMSRRGQSSSSSPVTAAAYDHRHQAPSLVAVSEDVAEAEHQSSPVSEVSASVCAAEMESLVALVGALTVASPCGCDDVNRSACSLLKCDLSSSL; encoded by the exons ATGGATGGGAAAGGCTTGTTCGTGGAGATAGGGATGAAGGAGGAGGACATTGCCACAATGCTGTTTGGGAAGAAAGTTGCCGAGCTGGCAGAAGATGCATTTGATGGTTCCAAGGAAGAAAGACAGATCTTTGAGGGTGTCTTCTGCCTAACAAACGTTAAGGGATTaaatgatcatcatcatgaagGCACTGGACATACTGTGGATGCAGGCAAAGTGGTGACAAGGTCTAGCAAACCATCGAGTTCTGCCCACAATTACAAGACAGCACACTGTCGCATAGTAGAGTCCTTCACTGCTGGCAACTTATCAAGCTATCGTGTCTCCTGTCTTGGTGCTGATGAGAAGTCTCACCGAGCAATGCATTCTCCTGATGCTGTCCATTTTGAGCTTGCGGTACAGTGtactcctccccctccccctgatCGGGTCTACACTCGTAGGGTGGTAAATCGCATGAGCGAGAGGGCAAGAATTTGCAGTGCAATGGATTTGGAGAGCATCGACATTTCCAATTTCAGTCGTCGGAGGGATGGTCGTGGCCATGGAGAGCTTTGGAACCATCTTCGTCTGCATGCACAGCTTCTGATGGTGGATGCCGGGTGGAAGATTGAAGGCAAGGAAAGAGGCAACAAGAGTACGGTTAAGGTTGATCATGTTTATGTGGCACCAGACAATGTGATGACACGCCTGTTTTCTCTTCCCAGAGCATGGAAATACTTTGGCCAGTGGTTGCTTGTGACAACACCCTGCGTCAATGGAAATGAGTCAATTGGCTACGGAAAGGAGTGGTCGAACATACATGAATTTGTGTATGATTTGAAGAACACACTGCTATGCTTACAGTATGAGGTCCAACGTACGAAGCCAGCACTATCTTTCCTCTCCCAGTGGCAGCTCCTTGATCCTTTCGTGGCTGTTGTTTGCATTGATAAGAAGGTTGGAGCTCTTAAAGATGGAGTGGCACTGAAAGCTGTTAACAGCACTGCAACTTTCCTCAATCACAGTGAGTGTAAGCTGTTGAATGCCAAGAATTCAAGTAGGTCACTTGGGGTCAACCCCAGAAGTAAATATACGAATCCACATCTCAGCTCCTGCAAAAAAAGTCTTCTGCCGCTTCTCTCTGAATCTGATTATCAGCCTGGTAAGGAAGGGAATCCTATGCCTAATGAAGAAGCTTCTCTATTTTGTACGAACAAGACTAGCGAAGAAGCTGATCGACGGTCATTGTGTATGTCAGAAATGAATGAAAGAGGCATAAGAAGCACAGCTCATCGCATAGTTATGGGTCTTCATGACGCAACAGCTTTTCTTGGCTCAAGTCAAACTTGTTCCGGCAGGAAAAGGAAATTTCCGTGCATCATGTCTAAAGAGGATCATCAAGCTGAAGACAAGTCTAAAGAGGATTCATCTGCATTAAGTCATCTGGTTGAAAATGTTCAAAAACATGATGTTAGCTCTCATGGCTATGAAACCACAGAAATTGATGAGATGTACCTTGGAGAGAATTTACTGTTTGCTCCCGAGATTGATGATATGCTACTTGGAACTACAGATGATATCAACAATGGACAGCATGATGATGCAGCTGTCTCTGAGCCCCAATCGGCAGATAATGATGGGAGTGGACCTTCTGGTGCATCATCACTACCACCAGAGAAAGATGCATACATGGGAGCTAAAAAGGATTGTATTAACAATGGCTATCATGATCCTCCGGTTGTCTCTGAGTTCCAAATGGCTAATAAGGATGCAGAATGTGAACCTTCTGGCACATTCTCGCTACTATCAGAAAAGGGTAAAGATTTGGAAGCTAATAAAACGACCTTGGAAGATCCAGCAAAAACAGGACAATTATCATCTGAAGCTAGTGGCAGCACTTTGAGGATCTCAGAGCCACAAGTATTGTTTGTGTCCCCACAAGATGGGACTCTGTCTTTCATGAACAATAATATGAACAACCAAGAGTTGTTGAGCTTCCTGAATGCTTCCCCTGACACCATGGATACCGCAATGCAGATGGACTCTAATTCATTGGTTTATGAGGCAAGCTTGATCCAGGGTTTCTTGTACCTTGACAATGAGGGTTCTCCAATTTGTTGGACAGTAATGAACCCTGAACCTCCTAGGCGCTTGATATGTGCCACTGCTCCGGAACCAAACCCGAAGACGTCGAAACAGTATGTTGAAATGAGGTTGGAGAATGATGCATCAACGTCTGAACATAAGAAGGGGAAAAAATGGCCCGATAAGGCTGCAGATATCCAAGACAGTGTTAGATATCCTTTGAATCTAGTGCTTGCGAACAAAAATGACAAGGACCAAGGTGAGGAAAGCAGTGAACCTTCAGAACAACTCATATCCAAAGAACCACACAAAAGGGACATCAAAAGGCAAAAGAGAACATGGTCTCGCACATGCAAGTTTGATGATGATGACCTTCTGATGACAGCTGTAATATATAAGCTGACAGCACGTTACAGGAACTCTTTTCAACGGAAGCTCAGAAATAAACTCGGTTTCAAGCGTCTTCCAAGATATCGCTGGGAGAATGAAGATAAAGGTGTCAGGAAGAAGTTTCCTGGAGGTGCAAGGACGGTGCTGAACAAGTTACTTGAAATGGGCATTGTTGCTAGAGTGAACATTCTTCAATGTCGAGGTCCAGGAGGCAAAATTGTGTTAAAGGATGGGAACATAACTACGAGTGGCATTCGATGCCGATGCTGTGGCACCACATTCACAATGTCCAAGTTTAAATGTCATGCTGGTCTCAGGCAAGAAGTCCCATCTCTGAATCTTTTCTTGGGTACAGGCAAATCATACAGTCTTTGTCTGCTTCAAGCATGGTCTATAGAGCAGAAGGTGAGGAAAGAGCGTGTAAAAGATACAATGTCCCTTCAAGCAGATCAAAATGATGATACCTGTGGATCATGTGGCGATGGTGGTGAACTGATATGCTGTGACAATTGTCCTGCTAGTTACCATCAAGCCTGCTTGCCTTGTCAG GATATTCCAGATGGCAACTGGTACTGCTCTAGCTGCCTTTGCAACATTTGTGGGGAAGTAATCACTTCAAAGGAGCTCAGAACTTCCCTTCCTGCTTTAGAATGCTCACAGTGCGAACGCCAAT ACCATGTAAAATGCGTATCTGCCAAAGTTTCGTGCAATGAGGATGGACCTGGTACCTGGTTTTGTGGAAGAAAATGCCAGCAG ATTTATATGATCTTTCGCTCTCGTGTTGGAGTGCCTGATCACGTGGACAATGATCTGTCTTGCACCATTCTTCGTAACAATGGTGATAAAAAGGTTCGTACGGCAGGGGAGATTGCTCTCATGGCTGAATGCAACATGAAACTTATGATTGCCCTGAGTATTATGGAAGAATGTTTCCTGCCTATTCTAGATCCCAGGACAGGGATAGATATTATTCCTTCTATATTATATAACTGGAG GTCTGACTTCATACATTTCAATCACAAGGGATTCTATACAGTAGTCTTGGAAAATGATGACAGCATGGTATCTGTTGCCTCCATAAG GTTGCATGGTACAATTGTAGCAGAGATGCCTCTAGTTGCAACTTCCACAGAGAATCGTCAGCAGGGGATGTGCAGGCGCCTCATGGATTACATTGAGGAG ATGCTGAAATCTCTGAAGGTGGAGATGCTACTCCTATCAGCGATTCCGCACCTAGTGGAGACATGGACCTCAACATTTGGGTTCAGAGAGATAGACGATTCAGACAAGAAGAGGCTAAGTATGGTGAGGCTGGCCGCAGTTCCAGGAACCGTCCTACTGAAGAAGAACCTGTGTGAATGTTCAGGCGTGGAAGACACCG ATGACGCAGTGGGTTGCATGAGCCGCCGCGGTCAGTCGTCCTCGTCGTCGCCGGTGACAGCAGCAGCTTATGATCATCGTCACCAGGCGCCGTCTCTTGTTGCTGTTTCTGAAGATGTGGCCGAGGCCGAGCATCAGTCGTCGCCGGTATCTGAGGTTTCCGCGTCGGTTTGCGCGGCGGAAATGGAAAGCCTCGTTGCTCTGGTGGGAGCTCTGACGGTCGCTTCACCCTGTGGCTGTGATGATGTGAACCGGTCTGCCTGTAGCCTTCTTAAGTGTGACTTGAGTAGCAGTCTGTAA
- the LOC8080306 gene encoding increased DNA methylation 1 isoform X2 — MDGKGLFVEIGMKEEDIATMLFGKKVAELAEDAFDGSKEERQIFEGVFCLTNVKGLNDHHHEGTGHTVDAGKVVTRSSKPSSSAHNYKTAHCRIVESFTAGNLSSYRVSCLGADEKSHRAMHSPDAVHFELAVQCTPPPPPDRVYTRRVVNRMSERARICSAMDLESIDISNFSRRRDGRGHGELWNHLRLHAQLLMVDAGWKIEGKERGNKSTVKVDHVYVAPDNVMTRLFSLPRAWKYFGQWLLVTTPCVNGNESIGYGKEWSNIHEFVYDLKNTLLCLQYEVQRTKPALSFLSQWQLLDPFVAVVCIDKKVGALKDGVALKAVNSTATFLNHSECKLLNAKNSSRSLGVNPRSKYTNPHLSSCKKSLLPLLSESDYQPGKEGNPMPNEEASLFCTNKTSEEADRRSLCMSEMNERGIRSTAHRIVMGLHDATAFLGSSQTCSGRKRKFPCIMSKEDHQAEDKSKEDSSALSHLVENVQKHDVSSHGYETTEIDEMYLGENLLFAPEIDDMLLGTTDDINNGQHDDAAVSEPQSADNDGSGPSGASSLPPEKDAYMGAKKDCINNGYHDPPVVSEFQMANKDAECEPSGTFSLLSEKGKDLEANKTTLEDPAKTGQLSSEASGSTLRISEPQVLFVSPQDGTLSFMNNNMNNQELLSFLNASPDTMDTAMQMDSNSLVYEASLIQGFLYLDNEGSPICWTVMNPEPPRRLICATAPEPNPKTSKQYVEMRLENDASTSEHKKGKKWPDKAADIQDSVRYPLNLVLANKNDKDQGEESSEPSEQLISKEPHKRDIKRQKRTWSRTCKFDDDDLLMTAVIYKLTARYRNSFQRKLRNKLGFKRLPRYRWENEDKGVRKKFPGGARTVLNKLLEMGIVARVNILQCRGPGGKIVLKDGNITTSGIRCRCCGTTFTMSKFKCHAGLRQEVPSLNLFLGTGKSYSLCLLQAWSIEQKVRKERVKDTMSLQADQNDDTCGSCGDGGELICCDNCPASYHQACLPCQDIPDGNWYCSSCLCNICGEVITSKELRTSLPALECSQCERQYHVKCVSAKVSCNEDGPGTWFCGRKCQQIYMIFRSRVGVPDHVDNDLSCTILRNNGDKKVRTAGEIALMAECNMKLMIALSIMEECFLPILDPRTGIDIIPSILYNWRSDFIHFNHKGFYTVVLENDDSMVSVASIRLHGTIVAEMPLVATSTENRQQGMCRRLMDYIEEMLKSLKVEMLLLSAIPHLVETWTSTFGFREIDDSDKKRLSMVRLAAVPGTVLLKKNLCECSGVEDTGELPNPKPFKVYSRMLPRNRTGLNIVCQ; from the exons ATGGATGGGAAAGGCTTGTTCGTGGAGATAGGGATGAAGGAGGAGGACATTGCCACAATGCTGTTTGGGAAGAAAGTTGCCGAGCTGGCAGAAGATGCATTTGATGGTTCCAAGGAAGAAAGACAGATCTTTGAGGGTGTCTTCTGCCTAACAAACGTTAAGGGATTaaatgatcatcatcatgaagGCACTGGACATACTGTGGATGCAGGCAAAGTGGTGACAAGGTCTAGCAAACCATCGAGTTCTGCCCACAATTACAAGACAGCACACTGTCGCATAGTAGAGTCCTTCACTGCTGGCAACTTATCAAGCTATCGTGTCTCCTGTCTTGGTGCTGATGAGAAGTCTCACCGAGCAATGCATTCTCCTGATGCTGTCCATTTTGAGCTTGCGGTACAGTGtactcctccccctccccctgatCGGGTCTACACTCGTAGGGTGGTAAATCGCATGAGCGAGAGGGCAAGAATTTGCAGTGCAATGGATTTGGAGAGCATCGACATTTCCAATTTCAGTCGTCGGAGGGATGGTCGTGGCCATGGAGAGCTTTGGAACCATCTTCGTCTGCATGCACAGCTTCTGATGGTGGATGCCGGGTGGAAGATTGAAGGCAAGGAAAGAGGCAACAAGAGTACGGTTAAGGTTGATCATGTTTATGTGGCACCAGACAATGTGATGACACGCCTGTTTTCTCTTCCCAGAGCATGGAAATACTTTGGCCAGTGGTTGCTTGTGACAACACCCTGCGTCAATGGAAATGAGTCAATTGGCTACGGAAAGGAGTGGTCGAACATACATGAATTTGTGTATGATTTGAAGAACACACTGCTATGCTTACAGTATGAGGTCCAACGTACGAAGCCAGCACTATCTTTCCTCTCCCAGTGGCAGCTCCTTGATCCTTTCGTGGCTGTTGTTTGCATTGATAAGAAGGTTGGAGCTCTTAAAGATGGAGTGGCACTGAAAGCTGTTAACAGCACTGCAACTTTCCTCAATCACAGTGAGTGTAAGCTGTTGAATGCCAAGAATTCAAGTAGGTCACTTGGGGTCAACCCCAGAAGTAAATATACGAATCCACATCTCAGCTCCTGCAAAAAAAGTCTTCTGCCGCTTCTCTCTGAATCTGATTATCAGCCTGGTAAGGAAGGGAATCCTATGCCTAATGAAGAAGCTTCTCTATTTTGTACGAACAAGACTAGCGAAGAAGCTGATCGACGGTCATTGTGTATGTCAGAAATGAATGAAAGAGGCATAAGAAGCACAGCTCATCGCATAGTTATGGGTCTTCATGACGCAACAGCTTTTCTTGGCTCAAGTCAAACTTGTTCCGGCAGGAAAAGGAAATTTCCGTGCATCATGTCTAAAGAGGATCATCAAGCTGAAGACAAGTCTAAAGAGGATTCATCTGCATTAAGTCATCTGGTTGAAAATGTTCAAAAACATGATGTTAGCTCTCATGGCTATGAAACCACAGAAATTGATGAGATGTACCTTGGAGAGAATTTACTGTTTGCTCCCGAGATTGATGATATGCTACTTGGAACTACAGATGATATCAACAATGGACAGCATGATGATGCAGCTGTCTCTGAGCCCCAATCGGCAGATAATGATGGGAGTGGACCTTCTGGTGCATCATCACTACCACCAGAGAAAGATGCATACATGGGAGCTAAAAAGGATTGTATTAACAATGGCTATCATGATCCTCCGGTTGTCTCTGAGTTCCAAATGGCTAATAAGGATGCAGAATGTGAACCTTCTGGCACATTCTCGCTACTATCAGAAAAGGGTAAAGATTTGGAAGCTAATAAAACGACCTTGGAAGATCCAGCAAAAACAGGACAATTATCATCTGAAGCTAGTGGCAGCACTTTGAGGATCTCAGAGCCACAAGTATTGTTTGTGTCCCCACAAGATGGGACTCTGTCTTTCATGAACAATAATATGAACAACCAAGAGTTGTTGAGCTTCCTGAATGCTTCCCCTGACACCATGGATACCGCAATGCAGATGGACTCTAATTCATTGGTTTATGAGGCAAGCTTGATCCAGGGTTTCTTGTACCTTGACAATGAGGGTTCTCCAATTTGTTGGACAGTAATGAACCCTGAACCTCCTAGGCGCTTGATATGTGCCACTGCTCCGGAACCAAACCCGAAGACGTCGAAACAGTATGTTGAAATGAGGTTGGAGAATGATGCATCAACGTCTGAACATAAGAAGGGGAAAAAATGGCCCGATAAGGCTGCAGATATCCAAGACAGTGTTAGATATCCTTTGAATCTAGTGCTTGCGAACAAAAATGACAAGGACCAAGGTGAGGAAAGCAGTGAACCTTCAGAACAACTCATATCCAAAGAACCACACAAAAGGGACATCAAAAGGCAAAAGAGAACATGGTCTCGCACATGCAAGTTTGATGATGATGACCTTCTGATGACAGCTGTAATATATAAGCTGACAGCACGTTACAGGAACTCTTTTCAACGGAAGCTCAGAAATAAACTCGGTTTCAAGCGTCTTCCAAGATATCGCTGGGAGAATGAAGATAAAGGTGTCAGGAAGAAGTTTCCTGGAGGTGCAAGGACGGTGCTGAACAAGTTACTTGAAATGGGCATTGTTGCTAGAGTGAACATTCTTCAATGTCGAGGTCCAGGAGGCAAAATTGTGTTAAAGGATGGGAACATAACTACGAGTGGCATTCGATGCCGATGCTGTGGCACCACATTCACAATGTCCAAGTTTAAATGTCATGCTGGTCTCAGGCAAGAAGTCCCATCTCTGAATCTTTTCTTGGGTACAGGCAAATCATACAGTCTTTGTCTGCTTCAAGCATGGTCTATAGAGCAGAAGGTGAGGAAAGAGCGTGTAAAAGATACAATGTCCCTTCAAGCAGATCAAAATGATGATACCTGTGGATCATGTGGCGATGGTGGTGAACTGATATGCTGTGACAATTGTCCTGCTAGTTACCATCAAGCCTGCTTGCCTTGTCAG GATATTCCAGATGGCAACTGGTACTGCTCTAGCTGCCTTTGCAACATTTGTGGGGAAGTAATCACTTCAAAGGAGCTCAGAACTTCCCTTCCTGCTTTAGAATGCTCACAGTGCGAACGCCAAT ACCATGTAAAATGCGTATCTGCCAAAGTTTCGTGCAATGAGGATGGACCTGGTACCTGGTTTTGTGGAAGAAAATGCCAGCAG ATTTATATGATCTTTCGCTCTCGTGTTGGAGTGCCTGATCACGTGGACAATGATCTGTCTTGCACCATTCTTCGTAACAATGGTGATAAAAAGGTTCGTACGGCAGGGGAGATTGCTCTCATGGCTGAATGCAACATGAAACTTATGATTGCCCTGAGTATTATGGAAGAATGTTTCCTGCCTATTCTAGATCCCAGGACAGGGATAGATATTATTCCTTCTATATTATATAACTGGAG GTCTGACTTCATACATTTCAATCACAAGGGATTCTATACAGTAGTCTTGGAAAATGATGACAGCATGGTATCTGTTGCCTCCATAAG GTTGCATGGTACAATTGTAGCAGAGATGCCTCTAGTTGCAACTTCCACAGAGAATCGTCAGCAGGGGATGTGCAGGCGCCTCATGGATTACATTGAGGAG ATGCTGAAATCTCTGAAGGTGGAGATGCTACTCCTATCAGCGATTCCGCACCTAGTGGAGACATGGACCTCAACATTTGGGTTCAGAGAGATAGACGATTCAGACAAGAAGAGGCTAAGTATGGTGAGGCTGGCCGCAGTTCCAGGAACCGTCCTACTGAAGAAGAACCTGTGTGAATGTTCAGGCGTGGAAGACACCGGTGAGCTGCCGAACCCTAAACCCTTCAAAGTTTACTCTCGCATGCTGCCGAGAAACCGCACCGGTTTGAATATAGTGTGCCAATAA